The stretch of DNA ACGCCAGTTGCGCATTGGTCGCACTCACGCCCGCCGGGATTTTCTCGACCCCGGCCTGATCCTTGATCGGCCCGGTGAACGGTTGCAGCGTGCCGCTCTTGATGTCAGCGATGATCTGTTCGGCCTCGGCTTTCACCGGTGCCGGCACCAGGTCGCTGATCGGCAGCTCAACGGTGCCTTCCTTCAGCCCACCCCAGTAATCCTGCGACTTCCAGGTGTGGTCGATCACGCTCTGCGTGGCCTGAATGTAGTGCGGTGCCCAGTCGTTGACGATCGAGGTCAGCACCGCTTTCGGGCCGAAGTGTGCCATGTCCGAGGCGTAACCCACGGCGTACACACCGCGCCGCTCGGCAGCCTGGATCGGCGCCGGGCTGTCGGTGTGCTGGAACACCACGTCCACGCCCTGATCGATCAGCGCGTTGGCGGCATCGGCTTCCTTGCCCGGGTCGAACCACGAGTTGACCCATACCACCTTGATCTCGGTGCCGGGGTTGTACTTGTTCAGGGCCAACTGGATGGCGTTGATGTCGCGGATCACCTCCGGAATCGGGAACGAGGCGACGTAGCCGATCTTCTTGGTCCTGGTCATCTTCGCCGCGAGGAAGCCGCCGACATAACGGCCCTCATAGGTGCGGGCCAGGTAGGTGCCGAGGTTCTTGTCCTGCTTGTAGCCGGTGGCGTGTTCGAAGGTCACTTTGGGAAATTGCTTGGCGACTTTCAGGGTCGGGTTCATGTAGCCGAAGGAGGTGGTGAAGATCAGGTCGTAGTTGTCCTTGGCCATGTTGCGGATCACCCGTTCGGCGTCGGCCCCTTCGGCCACGTTCTCGACGTAATTGGTGGTGATCTGCGGGCCGAATTTCTCCGCCAGCGCCTTTCGCCCCTGTTCATGCTGATACGTCCAGCCGTGGTCGCCGATCGGGCCGATGTAGACGAAACCGACCTTCAGCGGGTCGGCAGCGCTGGCGCTCAGGCTGAACCCCAGACCGATGGCGGCGCACAGCAATTTGTGCAGCGGGCGTATTTGCATGAATTCGAACTCCATTTTGTTGTGTGTGGTCAGGGTCAATGCAAATTGCTGACCAACAGGACAACAAACAGTCCGAAACCGAGTTGCGGCCTTCGCGAGCAGGCTCACTCCTACATTTGGAATGCATTCTCCTGTAGGAGTGAGCCTGCTCGCGATAGCGTCCTCAAGGCCAATAAAAGGGCACCTGCCGAGCTCGCTGCCATCCACTGGTGCGCTAAGGTGTAACGAAACGTTAGCGCCACGCCGCAGTCAGTAGCTCATTCGAACCTCTCGGCAAAAAGGCCCGCCATGCTCACGATTCTCAAGCAAGAAAGTTTTCTGCTGCTGGCGGTGATTGCCGCGTGTGTCGCTTATCCGCTGGAGCACTGGTTGCTGCACAGCGGCCAGATCGTTGCGCTGACCGGCGGGCTGGTACTGATCGCCTTCATCGTCGCCGCATCGATGCGCGTCGCCCATCAGGCCGAACTGCTCGCGGAAAAAGTCGGTGACCCCTACGGGACGATGATCCTGACCCTCGCTGCGGTGCTGGTGGAAGTGGTGATCCTGGCGATCATGATGAGCAACGAAGCATCAGCCACGCTGGTGCGTGACACGATCTATTCGGCGGTGATGCTCGACATCAACGGCATCCTCGGCCTCGCCGCGCTGATGGGCGGGCTCAAGCATGGCGAGCAGTCGTACAACGACGATTCGGCGCGCAGTTACAGCGTGATGATCCTTACCGCCATGGGCGTGTCGATGGTGGTGCCGGAGTTCATTCCGGCGGCTAACTGG from Pseudomonas sp. P8_229 encodes:
- a CDS encoding BMP family ABC transporter substrate-binding protein, with amino-acid sequence MQIRPLHKLLCAAIGLGFSLSASAADPLKVGFVYIGPIGDHGWTYQHEQGRKALAEKFGPQITTNYVENVAEGADAERVIRNMAKDNYDLIFTTSFGYMNPTLKVAKQFPKVTFEHATGYKQDKNLGTYLARTYEGRYVGGFLAAKMTRTKKIGYVASFPIPEVIRDINAIQLALNKYNPGTEIKVVWVNSWFDPGKEADAANALIDQGVDVVFQHTDSPAPIQAAERRGVYAVGYASDMAHFGPKAVLTSIVNDWAPHYIQATQSVIDHTWKSQDYWGGLKEGTVELPISDLVPAPVKAEAEQIIADIKSGTLQPFTGPIKDQAGVEKIPAGVSATNAQLASMNYYVEGMKAEMPK